The Providencia rettgeri genome includes a window with the following:
- a CDS encoding Sel1 repeat has translation MKNTFRNTTITLFTLWAFLAGAVSAASLNEMAEQGDSDAQVLLGYQYLSGTPDSEPNMEKAKYWMQKAAEQGDADAQGVLGTLYYSEKNYSAAKPWLTQACVQDNQQACLILAKIPKF, from the coding sequence ATGAAAAATACATTTCGGAACACCACGATAACGCTATTTACCTTATGGGCCTTTCTCGCCGGCGCGGTGAGTGCAGCCTCATTGAACGAAATGGCAGAGCAAGGCGACAGTGATGCCCAAGTACTCTTAGGTTATCAGTATCTTTCTGGCACACCCGATAGCGAGCCGAATATGGAGAAAGCCAAATATTGGATGCAAAAAGCGGCAGAACAAGGGGATGCGGATGCCCAAGGGGTATTAGGCACCCTGTATTACAGTGAAAAAAATTATTCGGCGGCCAAACCGTGGCTCACACAGGCCTGTGTGCAGGATAATCAACAAGCCTGCCTCATTTTAGCTAAAATCCCCAAATTCTAA
- a CDS encoding Protein of uncharacterised function (DUF1090) yields MFKKIIIGIVLSGISFTPALAATDSCQEQLSDIKLKLENAQKSGNIAEQNNLKIARDKVNTYCTEERQANRAIQDLKKKEQKLKEKELDLEEAKNELKQAQDDYNRLNK; encoded by the coding sequence ATGTTTAAAAAAATCATTATCGGTATTGTATTATCAGGAATATCATTTACCCCCGCTTTAGCTGCAACAGATAGTTGCCAAGAACAGCTGAGTGATATCAAATTAAAGCTTGAAAATGCACAAAAAAGCGGAAATATAGCCGAGCAAAATAATCTGAAAATCGCTAGAGACAAAGTTAATACATATTGCACTGAGGAGCGACAAGCTAACAGGGCAATACAAGATTTAAAGAAAAAAGAACAAAAACTAAAAGAAAAAGAGTTAGATCTTGAAGAGGCTAAAAATGAATTAAAACAAGCGCAAGATGACTATAACCGTTTGAACAAGTAG